From Zingiber officinale cultivar Zhangliang chromosome 5B, Zo_v1.1, whole genome shotgun sequence, the proteins below share one genomic window:
- the LOC121987764 gene encoding alpha-1,3-arabinosyltransferase XAT3-like — translation MGCENKFCRRLSSRKHRKLHLSLLASCCLISVTLYVRYSIIFPRLSSWLRNHAAPGTPPSGVISLDHRLGESVRRKQELKQGKVPLCDFSKRRSNVCELQGDIRIHGANSSVLVARPKGVDESRGSWLIKPHPRKEDPYAMSHVTEVSVKSVSDHAHVPECSTRSSAPAIIFSTGGYMGNAFHDFTDVLIPLFITTSQFDGGVQFLVLDIAPWWIQKYDSILKRLSRHRIIDLSKDNSVRCFSRAIVGLKFHKEMSVGAAMSPEGQQLSMPDFGRLLRDSFALKRQRAIKLGGPDREKKKKPRLMIIARTRTRRFKNVDEIVRVARELDFEVVVTDTERESNLSEFAQLVNSCDVMMGVHGAGLANLVFLPIGAVLIQVVPLGEMDDISRVDFGEPALDLKIKYLHYSITEEESSLIDQYPRDHPVLKEPRSIARQGWVFRRSVYLVKQDVKLNMARFRGFMLEALRYLH, via the exons ATGGGATGTGAAAACAAGTTCTGCAGGAGGCTCAGCTCCAGAAAACACCGAAAGCTGCACTTGTCTTTGCTCGCTTCATGCTGTTTGATCTCGGTAACTCTGTACGTGAGATATTCCATCATCTTCCCCAGAC TAAGTTCCTGGCTGAGGAATCATGCAGCTCCTGGTACACCACCTTCAGGAGTGATCAGTCTTGATCATCGATTAG GTGAATCGGTGAGGAGGAAACAAGAGTTAAAGCAGGGGAAAGTTCCCTTGTGTGATTTTTCGAAGAGAAGGTCGAATGTCTGCGAACTGCAGGGTGACATCAGAATCCACGGTGCCAACTCTTCTGTCTTAGTGGCGAGACCAAAGGGCGTCGACGAGTCGCGAGGTTCATGGCTGATAAAGCCTCATCCTCGGAAGGAAGACCCGTACGCGATGTCCCATGTCACCGAAGTCTCGGTGAAATCCGTTTCTGATCACGCACACGTACCGGAATGTAGCACGAGAAGCAGCGCACCGGCCATCATCTTCTCCACTGGCGGTTACATGGGCAATGCATTCCACGACTTCACCGACGTCCTGATCCCTCTGTTCATAACCACGTCTCAGTTCGACGGAGGAGTCCAGTTTCTGGTGCTCGACATCGCGCCGTGGTGGATTCAGAAGTACGACTCAATACTGAAAAGGCTCTCCCGTCACCGAATCATAGACCTGAGCAAAGACAATTCTGTCCGATGCTTTTCTCGTGCCATCGTAGGCCTCAAGTTCCACAAAGAGATGAGCGTGGGCGCCGCCATGAGCCCGGAAGGGCAGCAGCTCTCCATGCCCGACTTCGGACGACTGCTGAGGGATTCCTTTGCGCTGAAACGGCAAAGGGCGATAAAACTAGGAGGACCCGatcgagagaagaagaagaagcctagGCTCATGATCATCGCGAGAACGAGGACGAGGAGATTCAAGAACGTCGATGAGATTGTTCGAGTGGCTCGAGAGTTAGACTTCGAAGTAGTCGTGACAGACACTGAAAGGGAGTCCAACTTGTCTGAATTCGCTCAGCTCGTGAACTCATGCGATGTGATGATGGGGGTTCATGGTGCGGGACTCGCTAACCTCGTCTTCCTCCCGATCGGCGCAGTGCTCATCCAGGTCGTCCCTTTGGGGGAGATGGACGATATATCGAGGGTGGATTTTGGTGAACCTGCACTGGATTTGAAGATCAAGTACTTGCACTACAGTATAACTGAGGAAGAGAGCTCACTGATAGATCAGTATCCTAGAGACCATCCCGTGCTGAAAGAGCCCAGATCAATTGCAAGGCAAGGGTGGGTTTTCAGAAGGTCTGTGTATTTGGTTAAGCAAGATGTGAAGCTTAACATGGCCAGGTTCAGAGGTTTCATGCTAGAAGCTCTTCGGTATCTTCATTAA